A genomic window from Indicator indicator isolate 239-I01 chromosome 10, UM_Iind_1.1, whole genome shotgun sequence includes:
- the BEND5 gene encoding BEN domain-containing protein 5, which yields MYAFVRFLEDNVCYALPVSCVQDFSPTSQLDFDNQKVYTVYRNPEEAEEDEESPGEWGDRLLLHKAQILALAEDKTDLENSVMQKKIKIPKLSLNHVEEAGEVTDYGEEDAELRHSKRQDGRKQSEGTHKSIEAVVARLEKQNGMSLSSTSSPEEVFMEASEGMNNMDDAVVPRILYEELLRSYQQQQEEMRHIQQELERTRRQLVQQAKKLKEYGALVSEMKELRDLNRRLQDVLLLRLGSGPAIELEKVKAESVEPEPEVQKTFNEEANTSTYFPAPVPVMDKYILENGKVHLGSGIWVDEEKWHQLQVTQGDSKYTKNLAVMIWGTDVLKNRSVTGVATKKKKDAVPKPPLSPHKLSIVRECLYDRIAQETVDETEIAQRLSKVNKYICEKIMDINKSCKNEERRESAKYNLQ from the exons ATGTACGCCTTTGTGCGGTTCCTGGAGGACAACGTCTGCTACGCGCTGCCCGTTTCCTGCGTGCAGGACTTCAGCCCAACGTCCCAGCTCGACTTTGACAACCAGAAGGTCTACACGGTGTACCGCAATCCCGAGGAGGCGGAGGAGGACGAGGAGAGCCCCGGCGAGTGGGGTGACCGTCTGCTGCTCCACAAGGCCCAGATCCTGGCGCTGGCAG AGGACAAAACTGACCTTGAGAACAGTGTgatgcagaagaaaattaaaatcccCAAACTCTCTCTCAATCATGTAGAAGAAGCTGGGGAGGTTACAGATTATGGGGAAGAAGATGCGGAGCTTAGACACAGTAAG AGACAAGATGGAAGGAAACAAAGTGAAGGTACACACAAAAGCATTGAAGCAGTTGTTGCTCGCCTCGAAAAACAGAATGGAATGAGTCTCAGTAGTACTTCCAGCCCCGAAGAGGTTTTTATGGAGGCTTCAGAAGGCATGAACAACATGGACGATGCTGTAGTTCCTCGGATTCTGTATGAAGAATTGCTGAGGAGTTACCAACAGCAACAGGAAGAAATGAGACACATTCAACAGGAGCTTGAAAGAACGCGGAGACAGCTCGTGCAACAGGCAAAGAAGCTAAAGGAGTATGGGGCACTCGTGTCAGAAATGAAAGAGCTCAGAGACTTGAACAGGAGACTCCAGGATGTACTGCTTCTAAGACTAGGTAGTG GACCTGCCATTGAGCTTgaaaaagtaaaagcagaaTCAGTTGAGCCTGAACCTGAGGTACAGAAGACCTTCAATGAAGAAGCAAATACATCAACGTACTTTCCTGCCCCTGTTCCTGTAATGGACAAGTATATTCTCGAGAATGGAAag GTCCATCTTGGCAGTGGAATTTGGGTAGATGAGGAGAAATGGCACCAGCTGCAAGTAACACAAGGAGATTCAAAGTATACAAAAAATCTAGCGGTTATGATTTGGGGAACAGATGTTCTCAAGAACAGAAGTGTCACAGGAGttgcaaccaaaaaaaagaaagatgccGTTCCCAAGCCACCTCTCTCACCTCACAAATTAAGCATTGTCAGAG aatGTTTATATGATAGAATAGCACAAGAAACTGTGGATGAAACTGAAATTGCACAGAGACTCTCCAAAGTCAACAAGTACATCTGTGAAAAAATCATGGATATCAATAAATCGtgtaaaaatgaagaaaggagggaaagtgCAAAGTACAATTTGCAATAA